TTTAAATCCTGTAATAGGTGCTGCAGCCATGTCATTTAGCTCCATATCTGTTTTATTAAACTCACTAAGCCTTAAAAGATTTAAATTTTAGTTCATTCCAATACTGGTGGTTTCTGCTCCAAATTCTTCTTCAAGTTCCTTTTTCATGAAATAAATTGAAGTCAATATCACCACTCCATCAGTTATTGGATATGCAATAATAGCACCCTTCACGCCAAAAATTTATACAAGAAACAGTGCAAGAGGTATAAATATTATAATTTCCCTATATATAGATAGTAAAAAGCTTTTTTGGACTCTCCTATTGCCTGATAATAATACATGGTAACATAATATATTCCAAGGAGAGGGATCATTGAGATACTTATTCTAAAAACACTGACAGTTTGGTAAAGCAGTGCTTTATCCTTTAGGAAGAATAATCCTATTATTTCATAGGAAAAAAACAGAAAAATTGCCCAGAACACTATAGAGAGCACAATAACAATCTTAATAGAACTTTTTAAAACTTCTTTAACTCTCTCATATTTTTCAGCTCCAAAATTATATCCTACTATGGGCTGCATTCCAGAACTTATACCTATAATTGCACTATAGATAAACATAGATACTTTTTCAACTACTCCCACAATAATTATGGCAGAATCCCCACCAGTACTATAAATCACATTATTTAACACCCCAGCCACCACTGCATCTGAAATCTCAACTATAAAAGTGGAAAACCCACAGACAATTATTTGATTTAAGATATCTATGTTTAAATATTCCAGAACAGATTTGTTTGAAAATTGAATATGAAGTGCCTTACTTATATCAATAAATTTAAATAATGCAAACATACAAGAAACAATCTGTGCCACTACTGCAGCAATAGCACTTCCCTCTATTCCCATTGCCATATTTGCAATAAGTATATAGCTAATTAAAATTAAAAAAGTTAAAGTTAAAATAAAAGAATTCACTATTATTTTTTCAATTCAGATATATCTTTTTTCCCTATTATCCTGGCGGCATAAGTTGACGTTCCAACTGCTATTAAAAGGCCAAGAGCAATAAAAAATCTCTGTATGGGAAATTCTACTGTAAGTGCACCTATGGCATTTGTACCTATATACCTTCCTGCAAACACTATAGCAATTATATTATAAAACTCACCTACAAGTAGAGAAAAAATTGCAGGAACAGCAAATCTAAAAAGTAATTTGTTTACTTTATCATTTAAAAAACTTTTGTCATCTGCTCCCATAAAACCACCTCAATTCCTGAGGTCTGAGCTAGCCAGACTTCTAGGTTAAATTATAACCTTTCAGCCCGGTGGATTTCATCAACTAAAATGCTGCTATAAAAGTACTAATATGCTATATGAATAAAATATATTTTTTATGGCAAAAGCATAAAAAGCCATGTTTTTTATTTATTTATACCTCTTTTATTACTATAAGCACTACACCATACCCTTGAATTTTAGCTTGTATATTAAATACCGTACTTTTTTTATACTCTTAAAACGTATTTGAGGGAAAGAGGACTTATAAAGTATTTCCTTTAGCTTCTTTGCTCAGCCTCTTTGGCTTGCCCATATCCGCCCAGTAATTATAGGAAGAACCCACTTTTTCATTTATATCATAAGTTATTATTCGCACAGCAGAAGATATCCCCACAACATTTAATGAAAATTTCCTTTCAGTAATATCCTTACTGCCTCTAAACTTAGAAAAATTTTCAGAAAAATTAATATCTTCTATGTCCTCATGATAACTATAGAGCAGAATCTGATATTCTCTATAACTTTTAGTGACTATTAATCCTTTATCCTTTGCAACTAAAGTATTTCCCATTTTATTCATTAAAAAAATTGCTTTTTTTATTTATAATACTGTTAATTGTAAAAGGAAGCATGTATGTTGTATCATAGATAAAATTCACATTATCCCCATAAAAAAATCTACTTTTTAAAACTTCAAATTCATGGTTTTTAAGCAAAAATCCAGTTATTTCTTCTACACAACTTCCATCCATTTCAGATATAAATTGAAATTTAAAAGAAGTAAAATCTATAGTATCAAGCTCACTAAAATAATCTAAAAAGGATTTTAATACTTCTTTAAATTCTTCCTGTGCAAAAGCTGTATTATCAAATACCAATTGTCCCTATTCCAGTTATAAAAATCAGAGCCTTTAAATATACCCATGTCCTCACTAAATACATTTAGAACTCTTGCATATTTTTCTTCATAATTAAATCTGTCATAATCTTCAAGATAATAGGTTATAAATTGAAGACTATCTGAAAGCTCCTGAAAAACTATTTTTTTGTTTCTTAAAAATTTCTTCATCTACTTTGAATTTTTTTCTGTATTGGGAAGGTGTACATTTAAATCGAATTTTAAAATGTTTATTAAAATACCTTGTATGTGAAAATCCTACTTCCTCTGATATTTCAGATATATTTTTATCAGTATCTAAAAGAATTTTCAATGCTTCATCAACTCTAGTTAAATTAAGTAAATCTGTAAAACTGTATCCTGTAGTATTATTCGCTGTAAATACTATGGGCTTCATCTATATTTATTATTTCTATATCCTTCTCCACCAGTTCATACTTATCTGAATCTATGGTTACATAAAATTTGCCCTTAAGTACATAGAGTATTTCTATAGAATTGTGCCAGTGTATGGGATATTCAATTATATTGGCACAGGAAATTAAAACAGGTACATCTTTTGGATAATTTATATATTCTCTTCTCATAAGATAATCCCTCCAAATATATAGAAAATAAGGACATATACCTTTTTTTAGGAATATGCCCATTAGTTAAATATTTTATTTCCTTCTCTGATTTTTTCTAGAGGCTTTTACCTGCTTTCTTTTTTTCTTCTTTTTATCTGCAATTTTTCTTTGAATATGGGTTCCATTTTGTGGTTCAGATTTAATATTCTGCTGAAAGCATGGCCAATACTCCAAATCTTTAATGGTATCTCTTATAAATTCATATCCTCTCCTCTTTAAATTTAAAATTCTTTCATCATCTTCAATATCAAAATTCTCTTCTACCTCTTCTAAAGATATGTAGAAATTTTCTATTAAGTTATCCTTATACGCTTCCTTAATTTCCTCATATAATTCATCTGGACATATTTCACAACAGCTGCTTACCAGACTGCCCCAAACAACAGAACGTTCTCTTTTCAATTTTTCTTTCAATAAACTTCTATAATATTTAATTATTTCATCCTTGGATATAACACCTTCCACCCATAATACAGGAAATGTCTTAATTGCAGCAACTCTTATATACTCATTAACATTTTCATTTTCCAATAATTCTTTTACTGGCTGGACATTTCCTTTGCAGACAGATGCTAAAATTCTATGTAAATCTTCTGTGACAACATCGCCAAATATCTTAAATACAATTTCATCCGGTAAACTAATTAAATCTATGATTAAGGAAAAACTTTGTTCTTCATTAAACTGTGCCAATAAATATGCTGCATATATATGCAAGAAATAATTAGGTTTTCCTAGAATCTCATTATAGTTATCTTCAGCAGATCTCAGTATTTCAATTAATTCAGGAATAAACTCTTCTTTTCTACTTATTATCTGTCGTATCTGTTCCTCTGGAAATTTGCCATTAGCGTATTTAATTTGTTCTAACAATGCATTCATAAAAGCATACTCTCCCCTCTGCAATATTTACTTTTAAAATTGTCACTACATATATCCCTTTATATATCTTATGATTTGGGGAAACCTTTATTTCTATTATATACTACTGATTATGCCTTGTCAGCAGTCTCTATTTCATATTATTTATCAGGTGATTCTTGAGTTGAAATTGTAAACCAATATATATTATTCGTTGACAATTCACTGTCCAGTTATTATAATTATATTGTTACTATTTTTTATAATTCAGTTAACGATACTTGAAAGGAGTAAAAAAATGAACTTAAAAATAAGAGATATTACCATAATAGCTATTTTTACAGCTTTGACAGCTATTTTAGCTCAAATTTCCATCCCCCTTCCCTTTAGTCCCGTGCCAATTACTCTCCAAGTAATGGCAGTGTACATATCTGCAATAATATTAGGTAGTAGACTTGGAACACTATCTCAGATTATATATATACTTTTAGGTGCAATCGGCATTCCTATTTTTGTAAATTTTCAAGGGGGATTAAATGTGGTATTTGGCCCCTCAGGAGGGTATCTTATATCTTATCCCATTGTAGCTTTTATTGTAGGAAAAATATCCGATAAAAGCTTATCCCATATACAATCAACTACGCTGCTAATTACATCCCTGCTGATTTGTTATGGAATGGGAATAGTCCAACTGTCATTTATAACAAATATCGCAATTAAAAAAGCCCTAGTAATAGGTGTTCTTCCCTTTATACCTTTAGATATTATAAAAATTGCATTAGCCTATTTATTAGGAGGCAAAGTAAGGATGGCTCTTATAAAAACCCATCTCATAAAATGTTAACGCTTAGAGCCCATCATCTGTTATGCATACAGGGATATAAGGGATATGGCTACAGCAAGAATTTTACTGA
This window of the Clostridium kluyveri DSM 555 genome carries:
- a CDS encoding transcriptional regulator — translated: MGNTLVAKDKGLIVTKSYREYQILLYSYHEDIEDINFSENFSKFRGSKDITERKFSLNVVGISSAVRIITYDINEKVGSSYNYWADMGKPKRLSKEAKGNTL
- a CDS encoding MATE family efflux transporter, which gives rise to MGADDKSFLNDKVNKLLFRFAVPAIFSLLVGEFYNIIAIVFAGRYIGTNAIGALTVEFPIQRFFIALGLLIAVGTSTYAARIIGKKDISELKK
- a CDS encoding biotin transporter BioY, which translates into the protein MNLKIRDITIIAIFTALTAILAQISIPLPFSPVPITLQVMAVYISAIILGSRLGTLSQIIYILLGAIGIPIFVNFQGGLNVVFGPSGGYLISYPIVAFIVGKISDKSLSHIQSTTLLITSLLICYGMGIVQLSFITNIAIKKALVIGVLPFIPLDIIKIALAYLLGGKVRMALIKTHLIKC
- a CDS encoding helix-turn-helix domain-containing protein, giving the protein MKPIVFTANNTTGYSFTDLLNLTRVDEALKILLDTDKNISEISEEVGFSHTRYFNKHFKIRFKCTPSQYRKKFKVDEEIFKKQKNSFSGAFR
- a CDS encoding cupin domain-containing protein, whose translation is MRREYINYPKDVPVLISCANIIEYPIHWHNSIEILYVLKGKFYVTIDSDKYELVEKDIEIINIDEAHSIYSE
- a CDS encoding DUF1186 family protein encodes the protein MNALLEQIKYANGKFPEEQIRQIISRKEEFIPELIEILRSAEDNYNEILGKPNYFLHIYAAYLLAQFNEEQSFSLIIDLISLPDEIVFKIFGDVVTEDLHRILASVCKGNVQPVKELLENENVNEYIRVAAIKTFPVLWVEGVISKDEIIKYYRSLLKEKLKRERSVVWGSLVSSCCEICPDELYEEIKEAYKDNLIENFYISLEEVEENFDIEDDERILNLKRRGYEFIRDTIKDLEYWPCFQQNIKSEPQNGTHIQRKIADKKKKKRKQVKASRKNQRRK
- a CDS encoding MATE family efflux transporter produces the protein MNSFILTLTFLILISYILIANMAMGIEGSAIAAVVAQIVSCMFALFKFIDISKALHIQFSNKSVLEYLNIDILNQIIVCGFSTFIVEISDAVVAGVLNNVIYSTGGDSAIIIVGVVEKVSMFIYSAIIGISSGMQPIVGYNFGAEKYERVKEVLKSSIKIVIVLSIVFWAIFLFFSYEIIGLFFLKDKALLYQTVSVFRISISMIPLLGIYYVTMYYYQAIGESKKAFYYLYIGKL